One Gloeothece verrucosa PCC 7822 DNA window includes the following coding sequences:
- a CDS encoding phosphatase PAP2 family protein produces the protein MKTRHKLKSLSWIEIFGKINLIISGICGLFFLWLTVLAVEKNVQLKEFDENFLVQLKNSLPPLFIYVAKIFYWVGDAETSAIVVLVSLAILCWRRYWLEAQVVAASSLGVLILIDKMVKPLIRRSRPLGRLVDVDGRSFPSGHATGNFLLYFLLVYILSVRFPKYTPYFYATAIVTIILMGISSMYLRVHWFTDILGGYSLGFILLTLSIGLLKITDKKYQKS, from the coding sequence ATGAAAACCAGACATAAATTAAAATCCCTTTCATGGATAGAGATTTTTGGTAAAATTAATTTAATCATTTCAGGAATTTGTGGTTTATTTTTTCTTTGGCTGACGGTATTAGCCGTAGAAAAAAACGTACAGTTAAAAGAATTTGATGAAAATTTTTTGGTGCAACTGAAAAATAGTTTACCGCCGCTATTTATCTATGTGGCTAAAATCTTCTATTGGGTGGGAGATGCAGAAACTTCAGCCATTGTTGTTTTAGTCAGTTTAGCAATATTATGCTGGAGACGTTATTGGTTAGAAGCCCAAGTGGTTGCAGCATCTTCTTTAGGGGTTCTGATCTTAATTGATAAAATGGTTAAACCCTTGATAAGGCGCTCCCGTCCCCTAGGAAGATTAGTTGATGTGGATGGTAGAAGTTTTCCCAGTGGTCACGCGACTGGTAATTTTCTTTTATATTTTTTATTAGTTTATATCCTTTCGGTTAGATTTCCCAAATATACCCCCTATTTCTACGCCACCGCCATAGTAACTATTATTTTAATGGGCATATCAAGTATGTATTTAAGAGTGCATTGGTTTACAGATATCTTAGGCGGTTATAGTCTAGGCTTTATTTTATTAACCCTTTCTATAGGGCTTTTAAAAATTACCGATAAAAAATATCAAAAATCTTAG